One window from the genome of Cyclobacterium amurskyense encodes:
- a CDS encoding ABC transporter permease produces the protein MIVFRLIWESFRFAMDALKSNLTRTILSLLGVTVGIFAIIAVFTLVDSLEKNIKDSLTFLGSNVVRVDRFPFAAGGQNYPWWRYFRRPPGTYAEFTFLEERLKSAHSVTISANTRTTVKSGSNAYEMANLDGVVFNHKDVYDIPIDKGRFFTEMEINAARNVAIIGVKIGNALFPGQSPIGKTFKIKGLKFTVIGVFVEEGEGLFDAPSKDEALLVPYGAFSKLFYVGKNGIEPIIAAKGLDDDPGLVMLENEMAGLLRAKRGLKPTAENNFALNKSEFIQDAIGSIFAVISIAGGVIGGFSILIGGFGIANIMFVSVKERTGIIGIQKSLGAKNYFILLQFLFEATVLSLIGGLSGLLIVYAATFVSLGNLEIILTFKNILLGLVLSSAIGIISGIIPASLAAKMDPVVAIRM, from the coding sequence TTGATCGTATTCAGACTTATTTGGGAGAGCTTTCGCTTCGCGATGGATGCATTGAAGTCTAATTTGACAAGGACTATCCTTTCTCTATTAGGCGTTACTGTAGGTATCTTTGCTATCATTGCTGTTTTTACGCTTGTGGACTCACTTGAAAAAAACATCAAAGACAGTCTTACCTTCCTGGGCAGCAATGTGGTTCGGGTTGACCGCTTCCCATTTGCTGCCGGAGGCCAAAACTATCCTTGGTGGAGGTATTTCAGGAGACCTCCTGGAACTTATGCTGAATTTACTTTCTTAGAAGAACGATTAAAAAGTGCCCACTCAGTTACCATTTCTGCCAATACCAGAACAACAGTAAAATCAGGCAGTAACGCTTATGAGATGGCCAATTTGGATGGGGTTGTGTTCAACCACAAAGATGTCTACGACATTCCCATCGACAAAGGACGATTTTTTACAGAAATGGAAATCAATGCAGCAAGAAATGTTGCTATAATTGGGGTTAAGATTGGGAATGCGCTATTTCCTGGCCAAAGCCCAATTGGGAAAACCTTTAAAATTAAAGGATTGAAGTTCACCGTTATCGGTGTCTTTGTAGAAGAAGGTGAAGGACTATTTGATGCCCCATCCAAGGACGAGGCTTTATTGGTACCTTACGGTGCTTTCAGTAAACTGTTCTATGTGGGAAAAAATGGCATAGAGCCAATAATTGCCGCCAAAGGATTGGATGATGACCCTGGGCTTGTGATGCTGGAAAATGAAATGGCAGGGCTGCTGAGGGCAAAAAGAGGATTAAAACCTACGGCTGAAAACAATTTCGCATTAAACAAATCAGAGTTTATCCAAGACGCTATAGGTTCTATCTTTGCCGTAATATCTATTGCAGGAGGTGTAATTGGAGGTTTCTCTATTTTAATTGGAGGATTTGGAATCGCCAACATTATGTTTGTATCCGTAAAAGAGCGCACTGGAATTATTGGTATTCAAAAGTCTCTTGGAGCTAAAAATTATTTTATCCTGCTTCAATTTCTATTCGAAGCCACAGTGTTAAGTCTTATTGGTGGTTTGTCAGGACTTTTAATTGTTTATGCTGCCACTTTTGTCTCTTTGGGCAACCTGGAGATTATTCTCACCTTTAAAAATATTCTCCTTGGATTGGTATTGTCTTCCGCTATAGGTATTATTTCCGGAATTATTCCCGCCTCATTGGCAGCCAAAATGGATCCGGTAGTTGCTATCAGAATGTGA